The genomic window GTACAGCATCAGCAGCGCATACAGCGTGACCAGCACGTAGCTCACGATGAAGGCAATTTTGAGCGTGGCCACCAAGCCGCCCTGCAGAGCCTCGTGGGGGTAGAGGGCGTCGCCGGCCAGCCACACTACCAGGGGCACGGTCACCACGTAGTAGAGGTTGTCGAGCAGGGCCGTAACCATCACGTAGGCCAAGGACTTGCCCAGCGAAATTCCCTCCTTGTTCAGAATAAACGAGGCGACGGCCGTACCACCCACCGCCGAGGGTAGCACGCAGGACGCAAATTCCCAGATCATAATCACGTCCAGGCTCTGGCGCCAGCTCAGCACCCGCTCCGAAATGTGGCGGATACGGTAGATGTAGCCCAGGTCGCGGGCGACCAGCACGGCCAGCATAATCAGCAGCCAGTGGAGCTTGGCCGCGCCCAGTGGGGCCAGGTCGCCGGGCTGGTAGCTGCGCCAGAACATAAAGCCGACCACGCTCAGGCCAATCAGCACCGGCAAGATGATGCGGGAGGGCTTGAGCTTGTCGAGCAGTTGCTGCTCCTGGTTGTTCTGCTGGGTGAGCGGCATGCGGTAAGCGAAGGGTGAGGTGCGCAAAAATAGGTATTCTTCAGCCTATCAGCAGCTCAGCGGCGGAGTTGAATTGCCCAAGGCCCCGCTTGATACCGATAAACGCCCGGTTGGTGTATTTTTTTTCCGGGCTTGCCCGGCTTTCCGCACTTTTAATCAACCAATACGACAAAAACCTTTCCCTGGAAAGAAGTTGAGTCGGCTATGCTAGAACTATCCTTATCTATTCTATTCGTTATCTTATTTTCTATTGTTATGCTGCTATTCAGTAAGGCCCGGAACCGGGCCAGCGTTATCGGCGCTGCGGAGTGCGGGTAAGAGGGCCTCGGTCTTCTCCCGTAGCTGCCAGACCGGCCAGTGCGGTCATCCGCCAGGATGCCCTAGTACCAATCCGATACCCGGGCGTTATTGGGCCCGGGTTCGGATTGGCCATGGCCTTGCCAACGGCCTAATGCCCCGACTATTCCCGCGGCCAGCGGCTGGCCCATCGTCCTACCTCCCGTTGACGGGCTTGCCCGTAGTTCCCCGACACTGTCAGCTACAACCGGTAGCTACGAAAAGTCGTACCTTTGCGTGTTATAAGAGACAAATAGTGCAAACTGCCTAACCTTTAGGCTCGTCTGGCTGTTGGCTCTGTGAAAAACCTCTCCTTGCCCTCTCTCGAAGATGATTGTCGAACCCGGTGAATTGCTGGCGGCCATAAACTCGCCCGACGACCTTAAAAAGCTCAGTGAAGATCAACTGGTCCAAGTCAGCCAGGAGCTTCGACAGTTCATTATCGACTCGGTGTCTATCTACGGTGGCCACTTCGGCGCCTCTTTGGGCGTGGTCGAGCTGACGGTGGCGCTGCACTACGTCTTTAATACGCCCTACGACCAGCTGGTGTGGGACGTGGGGCACCAGGCCTACGGCCATAAAATCCTGACCGGGCGCCGCGACCGGTTCCCCACGAATCGTCGCTACGGCGGCATGTCGGGTTTCCCCAAGCGCAAGGAGAGTGAGTACGACGCCTTCGGGGTGGGCCACAGCAGCACCAGCATCGGGGCCGCCCTGGGCATGGCCGTAGCTTCCGACTACAAGGGCGAGAAGGACCGGCAGCACATTGCCGTAATCGGCGACGGAGCCATGACGGCCGGGATGGCCTTCGAGGCCCTCAACCACGCCGGGGTGGCCAACTCCAACCTGCTGGTTATCCTCAACGACAACTGCATGAGCATCGACCCCAACGTGGGCGCGCTCAAGGAATACCTCACCGATATTACTACTTCCCGCACCTACAACAAGGTGCGCGACGAGCTCTGGAACGTACTGGGCAAGCTCAGCAAGTTCGGGCCCAACCCCCAGCAGATTGCCCGCAAGGTGGAGCAGGCCATGAAGGCCACGCTGCTCAAGCAAAGCAACCTGTTTGAGGCCCTGAACTTCCGCTACTTCGGTCCCGTGGACGGGCACGACGTGCAGCACCTGGCCACCATTCTCAAGGATCTGAAGACCATTCCCGGCCCCAAAATCCTGCACTGCGTGACGGTGAAAGGCAAGGGTTACGCCCTGGCCGAGAAAGACCAGACCCTGTGGCACGCCCCGGGCCTGTTCGACAAGATTACCGGCGAAATCCACACCAAGACCTACGAGAAGCCCCAGCCGCCCAAGTACCAGGACGTGTTTGGGCACACGATGGTGGAGCTGGCTAAGCAAAACGACAAGGTGATGGGCGTGACGCCCGCCATGCCGTCGGGCTGCTCCCTGAACATTATGATGAAGGCCATGCCCGACCGCGCCTTCGACGTGGGCATTGCCGAGCAGCACGCCGTAACCTTCTCCGCGGGCCTGGCCACGCAGGGCTTGGTGCCGTTCTGCAACATCTACTCGTCGTTTATGCAGCGCGCCTACGACCAGGTGCTGCACGACGTGGCCCTGCAAAACCTGAACGTGGTGTTCTGCCTCGACCGGGCCGGTTTTGCCGGCGCCGACGGCCCCACTCACCACGGCTGCTACGATATTTCCTACATGCGCAACATTCCCAACATGGTGGTGTCGGCGCCGATGAACGAGGAAGAGCTGCGCAACCTGATGTACACGGCCCAGCTGCCCGATATGGGTCCGTTCAGCATCCGCTACCCCCGCGGGGAAGGCGTGATGCCCCAGTGGCAGACGCCGCTCAAGAAAATTGCCGTGGGCACCGGCCGCGTGGTGCGCGAAGGGGAAGGCGTGGCCATCCTGAGCATCGGCCACATCGGCAACTATGCCGCCAAGGCTACCCAGCAGCTGGCCGCCGAAGGCCTGAGCGTGGGCCACTACGACATGCGCTTCGCCAAGCCCCTCGACGAAGAGCTGCTGGCCGCCGCCCTGAGCAAGTACAAAGCCATTGTGACGGTGGAAGACGGCTGCCTGCCCGGCGGCTTCGGCTCGGCCATCCTGGAGTTCATGGCCGACCACGGCTACTCGGTGCCCGTCAAGCGCCTCGGCATTCCGGACCGCATCGTGGAGCACGGCACCCAGGATGAGCTCTACAAGGAGTGCGGTTTCGACGCCGCCGGTATTGCCGCCGCCGTGCGCGAAATGGCCGGCAAGGTAACCGCTAAGGCTGCTGTGGAGACGGTGATTCTGTAATTAGAATTAAGCTAGAAAAAAGCCCCGCCGGATTCGTCCGGCGGGGCTTTTTGTTTGGTCATATAGACCGAGACTTAGTGACTTTGAATCGAATATTTAGCGTTGGGAAGGCAGTCTTTAAACGGTCCTTAGCAGCTTGCATAGAAATGGAGTTGAGCGGGCGTGGTAAGTGTCTGCTTACGAATGCCACTGCTTCAATCTTAGTGTTGGCAACAAAGATACCGTGTCGTTCGAAGCGTCGGATAGTAGGGATTAGCTGATCTAGCGCTTGGCGCATTCGGACCGGAACTTTGGTAGTTCTTCCTACAGGCATGCCAAGTTTAAACTCAATAAAAACGATGGTGTCGTTCCAAAAAACTGCATAATCACAGCGTTTGGGAGACTTGGATGTAGGATACAAGCAGCCATCTACGCTGATGGTGTAGAAGTCACGCCCTGTCGGATTCTTGATTTCAAAATCTAAATCCGGGTCACGCTTTCCAGTACGGTAAAGAGCTCTTTTTCTGATTGGGCAGTCAAATACTCGTCGAACCGTTCGGGTATGGTGAACAATGCACGTGGAACCATGCGGGTAAGCTCCTTCTATCCGGCTTTTCATTTTTTAACCGGCTTAGCTTTAGATGGTGCTTTCTTTTCGGGCACGCGTAGATCGGTTAGACGGTCAAAAATATCAGCAAACTCTCCTGATACTTCGTCAAGTTGACTTTCACTTAGTAAGCCAGTTTTGGTATCAAATATACTTTTAGCTTTCCCATTAGCCACATAATAAGCGCTGAAATCATTTGGGTCTAGCCAATACTTTTCAGGAATGAGCCTAGCTATTTTCTTTGCTTGATGTGGAAATAAACCCTTGACCTTATGAGCATAGAGACACAGATTGAGGGCTGCTAGCACGTAAGGGCTATGTGTAGTAATTGTAAGGTCATTATTAGCTTGTGTGCACTTTTCAAGCAGGGTGTAAACCAAGTCGCGTTGCGCAGTGGGGTATAGGTTAAGTTCTGGCTCTTCTATGATAAAACTTTGGACTAGATCATTTTTGCGTGAAAGGTGCTCTAGTAATACTAGTAGCGGAGTAACTGATTGAATGCCACTAGCTGCTTCTAGAAGCATTAATGGCTCATCACGTTCTGGAATACTTATAAAATCACGGCCTTCCACATGTCTATATGTTATATTGAGAAATGGTATTGCAAGTTCAGGAACATCTTTCCGAGAAAGAGAAAAGCTATTGGCGAAAGCCAAGACGCTTTTAGGTAAACCTATATCATCACGTAAAAGACCAGCCCAGGAATATTCAATTGAAGCGACGAATGCTCTTTCAGAAGGGATGTACATAGGTCTTGCCAAACTGCCATTATCAAGTAGCGGCTTGGAAACGTTGTTTAAAAACTTTCTAACCGCATCAATATTTTTATTTCCTTCTTCAATTTTAATTTCATTTGCGAAATCTTGAATTAAATTCAAGAAACTTTCCTTGGTGTTATTGTCATTAAGTATATTGTCTACAGCTCTGTCTATTATTTTCTCTCTTTTTTCTTTGTCATCACTTTCTAAATTGTTGTCAATTTCTACTTTGCCATCATTGTCATTCCACGAGAAATAACTATTATGGCATAGGAAATTATTTATATTATAATTTTTAAACAGCTTGCTTCTTTCTGTGCTAGGCAAAAGGTTGAATTCGCCATCCCTGTAAATCGCCGCCAACTTCGCCAGCGTACTCTTCCCCCCGCCCGTAGGCCCGATAAACACCGTCACTTTCTTAAAGTCCACGGTGGCATCTTTGATGGGGCCAAAATTCTTGACAACTAGTTTCTCATCCATAACACAAAGAAAAGGGGAATACCCAAAGGTAAACAAACCACAAGGCCGTTGCTCTCCGGGGAAAGCAACGGCCTTTTCTACGGCAACTCCGGCGGCTTAGTACGACTCGCGCTGGAAGCCCCAGGCCCGGAGCTGGGCCTTGTATTCCTTTTTGACGGGGTAGTTGGCGTCGAGGGCTTTACCCAGGCTGCTGAGGACGGTTTCGATTTGGTCACGCATGGTATCCTTGGCACTCACGGCCTTGGATACGGTGCCGTTGGCATCAGTGAGCTCGGTTACCAGCTCGTTGTAGCGGGTGGCGATAGGAGTCCAGAAATTGGTGCCGTATTCACCATCGGTAATCTTCTCGGTTTTGAGGCCTTCTAGGAGCGTGAGCAGGGCCGCCGCGCGCTTGGTCCGCTCCCGTTCCAGCGTGTAGGTCTTGTTGGTCTTGATGATGCCCACGGTGGGGTAGTGGGCTAGGGCAGTTTTCTTATTGTATTTGTCGGCGAGGCGGTTTTTGACGCGGTACAGATTCTCATCTATCAGGGCGTCGAGGTCGAGCAGCTCGTCGGCGTGGATGGGGCGGGCACTACCGGCCTGCTGCCGCGAAGTCACGGCGGCTTGGTACGTCAGCGCCTGCGTCCGAAAGGCCGCGGCCGTAGTGTAGCGCAGGGTCAGCCACGACTCGGTGGGCCAGTGTGCGGCCGCGAATACGGCTAGCTCGGCCAGCTGTCGGTCGTTGATCGGCAGCAGGGCCGTTTTGCGGGGTTTGGGAATATCAGGGGTATCCATAAGCTGAAAAAATGGGATTGGTGAATAACGCAGATAAGGTAGCTAAATAGTTGAGCTTGAATATAGTGCCGGATGAAAAAGTTGGTAAAGAAAGCCGCTCTTTACAATAGCGGCCACGAGTGGCCAACTTCCTCAAACCTCTTTTGACGTGCTAAAACTCATTTGAGGAATCCTCAAATGAGTTTTTACATTCCAAAACGGGTTTGAGGACACCTCAAACCTGTTTTGACGTGCCGAAACTGGCTTGAGGACGCCTCAAACCGTTTCTGCCATTCCAAACCTGCTTTGAGGACGCCTCGGAAGCCTTTCGACCGGCCAAAACTGAGTTGAGGACGCCTCAAGCCGGTTTTGAGTACTAGAGACAGGACTGCGGTAGTCTACCCGGCAGCATAAGTGGCCTGAAGATGCCGCGCCGCGCCCTGCTGGGTAGGAGCAGCAGGGTAAGGGAACAGGTGCCAGGGCTCGGAAGCTGGAAGGAGAGCCAAAAACAGGCACGGGGTGAACTAAATAAAAATAAATGATGTAGGTACATTGATGTATGTACACTATTTGTATATTTGCAGCATCACTCAGCCACCGGGCGCTTCGGTTACCGGCGATGAGCCAGCATCAACCACGAAACATCAACCCTCATTTCACCGCATCATGGCCACTACCAAATGGGCAATTGACCCCACGCACTCCGAGGTTCAGTTCAAAATCAAGCACCTCGTGATTTCGACCGTAACGGGCTCGTTCAAGTCGTTTTCGGGCGAAGCCATTACCGAAAATGACAGCTTCGAGCATGCCCAGGTGAATTTCTCGCTCGATGTGCAAAGCATCGACACCAACCAGGAGCAGCGCGACGAGCACCTGCGCAACAACGACTTCTTCGACGCGGCCACCTACCCCAGCATCACTTTCGCCTCGACGGGCCTGACCAAGACCGGCGACGATACCTACAAGCTGACCGGCAACCTGACGGTGAAAGACGTGACCAAGCCCGTGACCCTCGACGTGGAGTACGGCGGCACCGCCACCGACTTCTACGGCAACGAGAAGGCCGGCTTTGAAGTAACCGGCAAAATCAACCGCAAGGAGTTTGGCCTGACCTTCCACGCCGTAACCGAAGCCGGCTCCATCGTGCTCGGCGACGACGTGAAGCTGTTCGCCAACGTGCAGTTCGTGAAAGAAAAAGCCGAAGTAGCTGCCTAAGCTACCGGGCATCCGGACCGGTGCCGGCGGATCTGCCCCGCCGGCCTAGGGCCGTCCCGATACTAGTGCCGAAGCCGAAGTAGCCTGTGCTGCTTCGGCTTCGCTGCGTTTGGCCACCACCCGCAGGATGCGTTCCTGGATTTCGCTCATCACAAAGTCGGTCCACAACCCGGCGTAGGGGTTGAGGCGGGTGCTCAGGCGCTGCTGACTGTAGAGGACAAGGCGGGTGCGGCCGGGGCCGGCCGGTTGCAGCTCGTAGGTGCCGCGCAGCACGTCGAAAAACCGGCCGCCCACGGTCACGTGCTCATCGAAGGTCGTGGGCGGAATGGTAGCCGTGTTGGGCACGATGCGAAAGGAAATGCGCCGCCGCGGCTCCCACACGTCCACGGTTTCGATGAACTCGACGCCCCGCTCGAAGGTAGCGTGCCGCACCCCGCCCACGCCCTCGAACGACAAGGTGGCCTCCACCGGGCGCGGGAAGCCGATTTTATCCACGAGGCTGGGGCCGAGGTCCTGGGCCGAAATGGCGGGCACCCGGATGATGTTGTGCCACACGGCTTCGGCCGGGGCGTTGATGAGAATCGTGTTCTGGACCCGGCGGAAGTCGTCGGGGG from Hymenobacter chitinivorans DSM 11115 includes these protein-coding regions:
- a CDS encoding lysylphosphatidylglycerol synthase transmembrane domain-containing protein, translating into MPLTQQNNQEQQLLDKLKPSRIILPVLIGLSVVGFMFWRSYQPGDLAPLGAAKLHWLLIMLAVLVARDLGYIYRIRHISERVLSWRQSLDVIMIWEFASCVLPSAVGGTAVASFILNKEGISLGKSLAYVMVTALLDNLYYVVTVPLVVWLAGDALYPHEALQGGLVATLKIAFIVSYVLVTLYALLMLYAIFVNPESVKRLLVRLFSIRGLRRWRAKAYQHGNEVVWASAQLRGNGAGYWLRAVGSTFFVWTARYLVIGCIIAAFVDVSWGEFLLIFGRNLTYKVILLIAITPGGAGIAEGAFPTFFGKFIGTPTMTNFVVLLYRMVTYYLYLLLGAVFLPRWVARVFSAPKTT
- the dxs gene encoding 1-deoxy-D-xylulose-5-phosphate synthase — its product is MIVEPGELLAAINSPDDLKKLSEDQLVQVSQELRQFIIDSVSIYGGHFGASLGVVELTVALHYVFNTPYDQLVWDVGHQAYGHKILTGRRDRFPTNRRYGGMSGFPKRKESEYDAFGVGHSSTSIGAALGMAVASDYKGEKDRQHIAVIGDGAMTAGMAFEALNHAGVANSNLLVILNDNCMSIDPNVGALKEYLTDITTSRTYNKVRDELWNVLGKLSKFGPNPQQIARKVEQAMKATLLKQSNLFEALNFRYFGPVDGHDVQHLATILKDLKTIPGPKILHCVTVKGKGYALAEKDQTLWHAPGLFDKITGEIHTKTYEKPQPPKYQDVFGHTMVELAKQNDKVMGVTPAMPSGCSLNIMMKAMPDRAFDVGIAEQHAVTFSAGLATQGLVPFCNIYSSFMQRAYDQVLHDVALQNLNVVFCLDRAGFAGADGPTHHGCYDISYMRNIPNMVVSAPMNEEELRNLMYTAQLPDMGPFSIRYPRGEGVMPQWQTPLKKIAVGTGRVVREGEGVAILSIGHIGNYAAKATQQLAAEGLSVGHYDMRFAKPLDEELLAAALSKYKAIVTVEDGCLPGGFGSAILEFMADHGYSVPVKRLGIPDRIVEHGTQDELYKECGFDAAGIAAAVREMAGKVTAKAAVETVIL
- a CDS encoding AAA family ATPase, which codes for MDEKLVVKNFGPIKDATVDFKKVTVFIGPTGGGKSTLAKLAAIYRDGEFNLLPSTERSKLFKNYNINNFLCHNSYFSWNDNDGKVEIDNNLESDDKEKREKIIDRAVDNILNDNNTKESFLNLIQDFANEIKIEEGNKNIDAVRKFLNNVSKPLLDNGSLARPMYIPSERAFVASIEYSWAGLLRDDIGLPKSVLAFANSFSLSRKDVPELAIPFLNITYRHVEGRDFISIPERDEPLMLLEAASGIQSVTPLLVLLEHLSRKNDLVQSFIIEEPELNLYPTAQRDLVYTLLEKCTQANNDLTITTHSPYVLAALNLCLYAHKVKGLFPHQAKKIARLIPEKYWLDPNDFSAYYVANGKAKSIFDTKTGLLSESQLDEVSGEFADIFDRLTDLRVPEKKAPSKAKPVKK
- a CDS encoding YceI family protein — encoded protein: MATTKWAIDPTHSEVQFKIKHLVISTVTGSFKSFSGEAITENDSFEHAQVNFSLDVQSIDTNQEQRDEHLRNNDFFDAATYPSITFASTGLTKTGDDTYKLTGNLTVKDVTKPVTLDVEYGGTATDFYGNEKAGFEVTGKINRKEFGLTFHAVTEAGSIVLGDDVKLFANVQFVKEKAEVAA
- a CDS encoding SRPBCC family protein yields the protein MPLFERRNAHNITAVLLGLTFALLGRFAFADNALAGGGGLLMLGFLVLVPIGLGAITEHFSPAKRTNSWSFIFRSWGTVLLFLVTAFIFNLEGAICLIIIGPLFIVLSAVGGVLYRLLTRNRHPDDNRNTFVVAGFALLPFVAAPLESQFAAPDDFRRVQNTILINAPAEAVWHNIIRVPAISAQDLGPSLVDKIGFPRPVEATLSFEGVGGVRHATFERGVEFIETVDVWEPRRRISFRIVPNTATIPPTTFDEHVTVGGRFFDVLRGTYELQPAGPGRTRLVLYSQQRLSTRLNPYAGLWTDFVMSEIQERILRVVAKRSEAEAAQATSASALVSGRP